A single genomic interval of Antechinus flavipes isolate AdamAnt ecotype Samford, QLD, Australia chromosome 1, AdamAnt_v2, whole genome shotgun sequence harbors:
- the KCNS2 gene encoding potassium voltage-gated channel subfamily S member 2 — MTGQSLSDLSEANFEDCEISVNVGGFKKKLRSHTLLRFPETRLGRLLHCRSKESILELCDDYDDAQNEFYFDRNPELFPYVLHFYNTGKLHVMGELCVFSFSQEIEYWGINEFFIDSCCSYSYHGRKMEPDQEKWDEQSDQESTTSSFDEILAFYNDASKFDGQPLGNLRRQLWLALDNPGYSILSRVFSILSIMVVLGSIVTMCLNSLPDFLIPDSQGNPEEDPRFEIVEHFGIAWFTFELVARFAVAPEFFKFFKNALNLIDLMSIIPFYITLVVNLVVESSPTLANLGRVAQVLRLMRIFRILKLARHSTGLRSLGATLKYSYKEVGLLLLYLSVGISIFSVVAYTIEKEENEGLATIPACWWWATVSMTTVGYGDVVPGTTAGKLTASACILAGILVVVLPITLIFNKFSHFYRRQKQLESAMRSCDFGDGMKEVPSVNLRDYYAHKVKSLMASLTNMSRSSPSELSLNDSLH, encoded by the coding sequence ATGACGGGCCAGAGCCTGTCGGATTTATCCGAAGCCAACTTTGAGGATTGCGAGATCAGCGTCAATGTTGGGGGTTTCAAGAAAAAGCTGCGCTCTCACACGCTGTTGCGCTTTCCAGAGACCCGGCTGGGCCGCCTCCTACACTGCCGCTCCAAGGAGTCCATCCTGGAGTTGTGTGATGACTATGACGACGCGCAGAACGAGTTCTACTTTGACAGGAACCCGGAGCTCTTCCCCTACGTCCTGCACTTCTATAACACAGGCAAACTACACGTGATGGGAGAGCTCTGCGTTTTTTCCTTCAGCCAAGAGATAGAGTACTGGGGGATCAACGAGTTCTTCATCGACTCCTGCTGCAGCTACAGCTATCATGGAAGGAAGATGGAGCCCGACCAAGAGAAGTGGGATGAGCAGAGTGACCAGGAGAGTACCACCTCCTCCTTTGATGAGATTTTGGCCTTCTACAATGATGCATCTAAGTTTGATGGACAGCCCTTGGGTAATCTCCGGAGACAGCTATGGTTGGCCCTAGATAACCCTGGCTATTCAATTCTGAGTAGGgtattcagcattctttccatcatGGTGGTATTAGGCTCCATTGTCACCATGTGCCTCAACAGCCTTCCTGACTTTCTGATCCCGGATAGCCAAGGCAACCCGGAGGAAGACCCCAGGTTTGAAATTGTGGAACACTTTGGGATTGCTTGGTTCACTTTTGAGTTAGTGGCCAGATTTGCTGTGGCCCCAGAGTTCTTCAAATTTTTTAAGAATGCACTAAATTTGATTGATCTCATGTCCATCATTCCATTCTACATCACCCTGGTGGTCAACTTGGTGGTGGAGAGTTCTCCCACCTTGGCCAACTTAGGCAGGGTGGCTCAAGTCCTCAGGCTCATGAGGATTTTCCGCATCCTCAAATTGGCCAGACATTCCACTGGCCTTCGGTCTCTAGGGGCCACCTTGAAATATAGCTACAAAGAAGTAGGGCTCCTCTTACTCTATCTCTCAGTGGGCATATCAATATTCTCTGTAGTGGCCTACAccattgagaaagaagaaaatgagggtcTAGCCACAATCCCTGCCTGCTGGTGGTGGGCAACTGTGAGCATGACAACTGTGGGCTATGGTGATGTTGTTCCAGGGACCACAGCTGGGAAGCTGACTGCTTCAGCTTGTATCCTTGCTGGCATTCTTGTGGTGGTGCTGCCAATAACTTTGATCTTCaataaattttcacatttttataggCGACAAAAGCAACTTGAAAGTGCCATGCGCAGCTGCGATTTTGGAGATGGAATGAAGGAGGTTCCTTCAGTCAATCTACGGGACTACTATGCCCACAAAGTTAAGTCACTGATGGCAAGTCTTACCAACATGAGCAGAAGCTCACCAAGTGAACTAAGCTTAAATGATTCCCTACATTAG